The genomic stretch GGCGAGCGCCCCGCCGACCGCGTCGCCGTCCCGGTCTCGTCGATCCACTACCGCGACGCGACCTCCGCCGACGACCTGGCGGCCAGACTTCGGTGGACCGAGGACGCCCCGCTCCTCGTCAGCGCACACCGCGGCGGGCCGGTGCCAGGCCTCCCCGAGAACGCCCTCGAAACGTTCGAGTACGCGCTCAACCACGCCCCCGCGCTCATCGAGGCGGACGTGCGCCGCACCGCCGACGGCGTGCTCGTCCTCATGCATGACGAGACGCTGGACCGCACCACCACCGGCACCGGGCGCGTCGACGCGACGACGTTCGCCGAGATCCGCCGCCTCCGCCTCCTCGCCGATACGGTGGTCACCGCGTTCCGCGTCCCGACCCTCGCCGAGGCGCTCGCCTGGGCCGACGGCCGCGCCGTCCTCATGCTCGACGTCAAGCCCGACGTGCCGTACGAGACGCTCGTCGCCGCGCTCCGCCAGGCGGACGCTGCCGACCGCGCCGCGGTCATCACGTACTCCCTCGCCGACCACCGGCGGCTGGTCGCCCTCGCGCCGGACCTCGTCGTCTCGGCGACGGCCGAGACCCTGGCCGACGTGGACGCCCTGCTCGCCTCGGGCCTCGACCTGAGCCGCGTCGT from Rubrivirga sp. SAORIC476 encodes the following:
- a CDS encoding glycerophosphodiester phosphodiesterase family protein; translation: MTRLSLFAALLVLAGCGSSRPVGLGERPADRVAVPVSSIHYRDATSADDLAARLRWTEDAPLLVSAHRGGPVPGLPENALETFEYALNHAPALIEADVRRTADGVLVLMHDETLDRTTTGTGRVDATTFAEIRRLRLLADTVVTAFRVPTLAEALAWADGRAVLMLDVKPDVPYETLVAALRQADAADRAAVITYSLADHRRLVALAPDLVVSATAETLADVDALLASGLDLSRVVAWTGVGVPDPEVVARLHAAGIRAQAGAFGAIDEAARTTASPAPYDAILAAGADVIATDVVPMAALATRNAALIRRARR